The Undibacterium cyanobacteriorum genomic sequence CATCGGCTGTGAAGGCGACTACGCATCCTGTGTCCACACGCAGCGTTTCACCGGGCTGCAAAACACGCTCTTTCAAGGCACCACCAGCGTGAATGAATGCGAGACCATCGCCTTCCAGTTTTTGCAGGATGAAACCTTCACCGCCAAAGAAACCGGCACCCAAACGTTTCTGGAAAGCGATCCCCAAGGACACACCTTTTGCGGCACACAAGAAAGCATCTTTCTGACACAACAAAGTGCCGCCCAACTGATCCAACTTTACCGGAATGATACGGCCAGGATAGGGGGCGCCGAATGCTACTTTACGCTTACCCGAACCTTGATTTGAATACACAGTGGTGAACAATGATTCACCGGTCAACAAACGCTTACCCGCCCCCAACAAAGAACCCATGAAGCCGCTATTCGATGCGGATCCATCACCAAAAATGGTCTCCATACGGATTTGATCTTCCATATAAAACATGGAACCTGCCTCGCCAACCACCGCTTCATTGGGGTCGAGTTCCACCTCGACATATTGCATATCGTCGCCAAAGATTTGATAGTCAATTACATCCATTGCCATGATTGTGTCCTTTTAGAAAATTGTCGAATGACGTACAACGAGCGCACCATTGTAACGATCTCAGCAACAAGCACAAGCAGCAAACAGCGGTAAAAATAATTAACGCTTACCGCCGTAAGAACGCAAGGAACTGCGCGCGGCGTGCCATCACGGGTTTCTCAACCACATGCCAAGAGAACATCGCGCATAGTAAAGTCAGTGCACTGGCCAAGATGAATAGGTGGTGAACCGAGCTATCAGGTAAGAGATGAATCACAGTTTGTTGAAGCGGGAAGGCATAAATGTAGACGCCGTAAGAATAATCACCGAGCTTGTTATACAGCCTGAGTTTACCAGCAAACAGATAGGCAAACCCCAGAACCAGATACGGTAAAACAGCGCAATACACCCAAGAGAAAATGGTCTGATCGACCGATAAAGCAGCGGCAGAAATCACCACAAGTGAGACGAAAACAGAAAGATGCAGGGGAATTTTCTGGCGCAGTAAATAGCACAAGCAACCGCAAAAAAACATCCAGCTCAAATGCAAAAATTGAGATTTGACGAATAGTCCACTATGCATGGCGATCCAATAAGTTCCATACCAGGCCACCGCAGTCATCAATACCGCGAAAGGCCAGCGCATAGAACGATGACAGAGGCGACACACCATCCAGCAAATCAGAAGCAAGATGTACATCGTGATTTCATACACCATGCTCCACAAAGAACCATTCACTACACCTGCAAAAGGATTGGTTTCGAATACACCCGGCAGATAAAAATCAATGCCGGTCATCAGAGTCGCAGATTTCCAAAAGTGACGAAGTGTACTTGGATCGTGGAAGTATTCCGCATTGCTAGTAAGGCTGGCGCCGAGCACAAACACCACTAAAATCAACATCACCCACAAAGCTGGAAAGATACGGAAGCAGCGCGCTACCAGATAGTCGAGCACACTTTGTCGCTGAAAAAGGCTGGCTCCAACCAAGAAACCACTACTGACGAAGAAGATGTCAACCGCGATAGAACCGAGACTGATCCCCAACGTTGCCCCTAAGGGTTCTGGCAGACGCAAGAGTGCATAGCAATGACCATACAGGACAGCCATTGCCGCCATCATCCGCAATAGATTGAAGTTATTGTCTTTACCGCACTGAGGTGCACAATAGTCGGCAAGACGAGGCCAAGCGCGTATCGTACTCAACATAGGGCGCAAGCTCTCAGTGCCAAGTATGGCGATTTGCTGTGAGCTCGACTCTGCATGCGCACTTAAACTTCACGTACTTACTTCTTACGCTTGACGTTTGGCGGCGATCGCATTTCCAGCACGACTGACCGCTTTGCGGCCCAAATGCTGAGAAATAAACTGCCCTGCATCGACTACTTGATCAAGATCGATACCTGTCTCAACACCCAAGCCCTGCATCATGAACAACACGTCCTCGGTCGATACATTGCCGGTCGCACCTTTCGCATAAGGGCAACCACCCAAGCCAGCCACAGAAGAATGGAAAATGCCCACACCAACTTCCATGGCCGCATAAATATTCGCCAAGGCTTGGCCGTAGGTGTCGTGGAAATGTCCGGAGATTCGTTCGACA encodes the following:
- a CDS encoding TIGR00266 family protein, which translates into the protein MAMDVIDYQIFGDDMQYVEVELDPNEAVVGEAGSMFYMEDQIRMETIFGDGSASNSGFMGSLLGAGKRLLTGESLFTTVYSNQGSGKRKVAFGAPYPGRIIPVKLDQLGGTLLCQKDAFLCAAKGVSLGIAFQKRLGAGFFGGEGFILQKLEGDGLAFIHAGGALKERVLQPGETLRVDTGCVVAFTADVDFDIQFVGGVKTALFGGEGIFFTTLRGPGKVWLQSLPLGRMANRIVGASKIGSGQGAEQGSVLGGLGNLFERD
- a CDS encoding acyltransferase family protein, encoding MLSTIRAWPRLADYCAPQCGKDNNFNLLRMMAAMAVLYGHCYALLRLPEPLGATLGISLGSIAVDIFFVSSGFLVGASLFQRQSVLDYLVARCFRIFPALWVMLILVVFVLGASLTSNAEYFHDPSTLRHFWKSATLMTGIDFYLPGVFETNPFAGVVNGSLWSMVYEITMYILLLICWMVCRLCHRSMRWPFAVLMTAVAWYGTYWIAMHSGLFVKSQFLHLSWMFFCGCLCYLLRQKIPLHLSVFVSLVVISAAALSVDQTIFSWVYCAVLPYLVLGFAYLFAGKLRLYNKLGDYSYGVYIYAFPLQQTVIHLLPDSSVHHLFILASALTLLCAMFSWHVVEKPVMARRAQFLAFLRR